One window of Candidatus Mycobacterium wuenschmannii genomic DNA carries:
- a CDS encoding rhodanese-like domain-containing protein, translating to MSRIDDVLESARKRLRRLTADEVPAALRRGALLVDIRPQAQRAREGEVPASFGALVIERNVLEWRCDPTSAARLPEAVGDDVEWVLLCSEGYTSSLAAAALQDLGLHRATDVVGGYHALIAATLSSV from the coding sequence ATGAGCCGGATCGACGATGTCCTGGAGTCGGCGCGAAAGCGGTTGCGCCGGTTGACTGCCGACGAGGTGCCGGCGGCGCTGCGCCGGGGTGCGCTGCTGGTCGACATCCGGCCGCAGGCCCAGCGTGCGCGGGAAGGCGAAGTCCCGGCGAGTTTCGGTGCGCTGGTGATCGAGCGGAATGTGTTGGAGTGGCGCTGCGATCCGACCAGCGCCGCACGGCTGCCCGAGGCGGTCGGCGACGACGTCGAGTGGGTGCTGCTGTGCTCGGAGGGATACACCTCCAGCCTGGCCGCGGCCGCGCTGCAGGACCTCGGCCTGCACCGCGCCACGGACGTGGTCGGCGGCTACCACGCGCTGATCGCCGCCACACTCAGTTCCGTTTAG
- the lpqV gene encoding lipoprotein LpqV — protein MWPRPTDPSTWIAAVLLTVAAAVAGCSTRGPAPAPAPAPPSRTTAPAAPAPGAVSTNPAGVTTKIDVPAHSTEEEYFQACHAATVWMQAHPGDRRTLAEDYLAAVQVPGVVGPGTWNIAWAALPLARQAGVIVAAQAAAGNECG, from the coding sequence GTGTGGCCGCGCCCGACTGACCCCTCGACGTGGATCGCGGCCGTCCTCTTGACCGTCGCCGCGGCCGTGGCCGGATGTTCGACCCGCGGTCCCGCCCCGGCGCCCGCCCCGGCACCGCCGTCCCGCACCACCGCGCCCGCCGCTCCGGCGCCGGGTGCCGTCTCGACGAATCCGGCGGGCGTCACGACCAAGATCGATGTACCGGCGCACTCGACCGAAGAGGAGTATTTCCAGGCCTGTCACGCGGCGACGGTGTGGATGCAGGCCCACCCCGGTGACCGCCGCACGCTGGCCGAGGACTATCTGGCGGCCGTGCAGGTGCCGGGCGTCGTCGGCCCGGGCACCTGGAACATCGCCTGGGCCGCGCTGCCGCTGGCGCGCCAGGCCGGGGTGATCGTCGCGGCCCAGGCAGCCGCCGGCAACGAGTGCGGCTGA
- a CDS encoding cysteine dioxygenase codes for MVSANLVAAPAPTRPPSRLRSVPGPTRLRLADLLHITDRTADDVLSGRYDNVVPPGGVPSDDRWFARLYGDDEVDVWLISWVPGHRTELHDHGGSLGAVTLLSGSLDEFRWDGDQLRCRRLRAGDQAAFPLGWVHDVVWAPPGPRASVTALSGPQQPSLSVHAYSPPLTVMSYYEVTAQQRLRRKRTELTDQPEQS; via the coding sequence ATGGTTTCTGCAAACCTTGTCGCTGCGCCTGCCCCGACCCGACCACCGTCGCGGCTGCGATCCGTTCCCGGCCCGACCCGCCTGCGACTCGCCGACCTACTGCACATCACCGACCGCACCGCCGACGACGTACTCAGCGGTCGCTACGACAACGTGGTTCCGCCGGGCGGGGTGCCGTCCGACGACCGATGGTTCGCGCGGCTCTACGGCGACGACGAAGTCGACGTCTGGCTGATCAGTTGGGTGCCGGGGCATCGCACCGAGCTGCACGACCACGGTGGGTCGCTGGGCGCAGTGACGTTGCTGTCCGGATCGCTCGACGAATTCCGTTGGGACGGAGATCAACTGCGCTGCCGACGACTTCGGGCGGGCGATCAGGCCGCGTTCCCGCTGGGCTGGGTGCACGACGTGGTGTGGGCGCCGCCCGGTCCGCGCGCATCGGTCACCGCACTGTCCGGGCCGCAGCAGCCGTCGCTGAGCGTGCACGCCTATTCCCCGCCGCTGACCGTGATGTCGTACTACGAGGTGACCGCCCAACAGCGGTTGCGGCGCAAGCGAACTGAACTGACCGACCAACCGGAGCAGTCATGA